The Deinococcus humi genome has a segment encoding these proteins:
- a CDS encoding carbohydrate ABC transporter permease: MTTTPRRVSRREQHRVGGTGAKVTARNTLIAYAFLLPFLILLVIYHTWPVIFGTYLAFTKYNIISPPQWVGLANFRELMADEQFWSGLTNSLKYILIVPVIQIVALLVALLVNRPMKGIGFFRTAFYVPVVTSFAVVGLIWNWMYQQEGPVNAVLGFLGLHRGGSFLNNPATALYAVMFVTLWKGIGYYMVLYLAGLQSISPELEEAATIDGASRPQVFWNITLPGLRPTILVCSLLSTISAIKVFEEIYVMTQGGPAGSTYSALFYTYSRAFQDFQYGLAAAAGIIIAVISIIFGLINFRLTRGGKADA, from the coding sequence AGCACCGTGTCGGCGGCACGGGCGCGAAAGTCACCGCGCGCAACACGCTGATTGCCTACGCGTTTCTGCTGCCCTTCCTGATTCTGCTGGTGATCTACCACACCTGGCCGGTCATTTTCGGGACGTATCTGGCGTTCACGAAGTACAACATCATCTCGCCTCCACAGTGGGTGGGACTGGCGAATTTCCGGGAGCTGATGGCCGACGAACAGTTCTGGTCAGGGCTGACCAACAGCCTCAAGTACATTCTGATCGTGCCAGTCATTCAGATCGTGGCACTGCTGGTGGCGCTGCTGGTCAATCGACCCATGAAAGGAATCGGCTTTTTTCGCACGGCGTTTTACGTGCCTGTCGTGACCAGTTTCGCCGTGGTGGGACTGATCTGGAACTGGATGTACCAGCAGGAGGGACCAGTGAACGCGGTGCTGGGGTTCCTGGGGCTGCACCGGGGCGGCAGCTTTCTCAACAATCCGGCCACCGCGCTGTACGCCGTGATGTTCGTGACGCTGTGGAAGGGCATCGGCTATTACATGGTGCTGTACCTGGCGGGGCTGCAGAGCATCAGCCCGGAGCTGGAAGAAGCCGCCACCATTGACGGCGCGTCCCGCCCCCAGGTCTTCTGGAACATCACGCTGCCGGGGCTGAGGCCCACCATCCTGGTATGCAGCCTGCTGTCCACCATCAGCGCCATCAAGGTCTTCGAGGAGATCTACGTGATGACCCAGGGCGGCCCCGCCGGAAGCACCTACTCGGCGCTGTTCTACACATACTCACGGGCCTTTCAGGATTTTCAGTACGGGCTGGCCGCCGCCGCCGGGATCATCATCGCCGTCATTTCCATCATTTTCGGGCTGATTAACTTCCGGCTGACGCGTGGGGGGAAAGCCGATGCTTGA
- a CDS encoding carbohydrate ABC transporter permease, whose product MLETRPAPAQPDSFAATAARLKARRQQRRRLTDLLAYAVLIVIALIMLYPFYWTLITSFEPTGNIYEAKILPRAVGIRNYAEMWKGTTVPFWRLILNSLIICTLGVSLTVTLATLAAYPLAKMRFPGRDLIFYAILALMVLPNESGLIVNYITTIKLGLLQQTNPVIDAIRQYMAVVLPGLASIVGLFLLRQAYLGIPLELIEAARIDGASELTIWRRIMLPLATPTIAAFAILEFVAYWNSFLWARIMLPDKNLLPLSAGLLELSGTFSTNSRAVMAGAVITIIPILIVFAFGQKYFLKGLEGAVKG is encoded by the coding sequence ATGCTTGAGACGCGCCCCGCCCCCGCCCAGCCCGATTCGTTTGCCGCCACCGCTGCCCGGCTGAAAGCCAGACGTCAGCAGCGCCGCCGCCTGACCGATTTGCTGGCCTACGCCGTGCTGATCGTCATCGCACTGATCATGCTGTATCCGTTCTACTGGACCCTGATCACCAGTTTCGAGCCGACGGGCAACATCTACGAGGCCAAGATTCTGCCCAGAGCAGTCGGCATCCGCAACTACGCCGAGATGTGGAAGGGCACCACCGTTCCGTTCTGGCGGCTGATCCTGAACAGCCTGATCATCTGCACGCTGGGCGTTTCTCTGACCGTGACGCTGGCGACGCTGGCCGCCTACCCACTGGCGAAGATGCGTTTTCCGGGCCGTGACCTGATCTTCTACGCGATCCTGGCGCTGATGGTGCTGCCCAACGAGTCCGGGCTGATCGTCAATTACATCACCACCATCAAGCTGGGGCTGCTGCAACAGACCAACCCGGTGATCGACGCCATCCGGCAGTACATGGCGGTGGTGCTGCCCGGTCTGGCGAGCATCGTGGGGCTGTTTCTGCTGCGGCAGGCGTACCTGGGCATTCCGCTGGAGCTGATCGAGGCCGCCCGCATCGACGGCGCCTCCGAGCTAACCATCTGGCGGCGCATCATGTTGCCGCTGGCGACCCCCACCATTGCCGCCTTCGCCATTCTGGAATTCGTGGCGTACTGGAACTCGTTCCTGTGGGCTCGGATCATGCTGCCCGACAAGAACCTGCTGCCGCTGTCGGCGGGCCTGCTGGAACTCAGCGGGACCTTCTCCACCAACAGCCGAGCGGTCATGGCGGGAGCGGTCATCACGATCATTCCCATCCTGATCGTGTTTGCCTTCGGACAGAAGTACTTCCTGAAGGGCCTGGAGGGGGCGGTGAAAGGATGA